A stretch of Chitinophaga caeni DNA encodes these proteins:
- a CDS encoding CBS domain-containing protein has protein sequence MGGRVRNILQAKGHAVHAINPNDTVYHALTVLVEKNVGALVVVDGDNFLGIFSERDYARRVILKGRASKETLISEIMTLNPITVTEDDSIEACMVKMTDKHIRHLPVVDDKGKLIGLISIGDVVKQIMEDQRSTIENLEGYIHGTMA, from the coding sequence ATGGGAGGAAGAGTTAGAAATATCCTGCAGGCCAAAGGCCACGCAGTTCACGCCATTAATCCAAATGATACAGTTTACCACGCATTAACTGTTCTTGTTGAAAAAAATGTAGGCGCCCTGGTCGTAGTTGACGGGGACAATTTCCTGGGTATTTTTTCCGAAAGGGATTATGCCCGGAGGGTCATTTTAAAAGGTAGGGCCTCCAAAGAAACCCTTATTTCTGAAATTATGACACTAAATCCTATCACCGTTACCGAAGATGATTCAATCGAAGCCTGCATGGTTAAAATGACCGATAAACATATCCGGCATTTACCCGTAGTTGATGATAAAGGTAAATTAATCGGTCTCATCTCCATCGGGGATGTGGTGAAGCAAATTATGGAAGATCAACGTTCTACCATCGAGAACCTGGAAGGGTATATCCACGGCACGATGGCATAA
- a CDS encoding GMC oxidoreductase, giving the protein MNLNIKAKEQNTYDAIVVGSGISGGWAAKELCEKGLKTLVLERGRNIVHGEGYTTAMMNPWEFEHRLHSTKEMREQYPIQSQCYAFDEATQQHWVNDLENPYNQVKPFNWLRGYHVGGRSLMWGRQCYRWSDIDFEANAKDGHGVDWPIRYKDIEPWYTYVEKFAGISGQPEGLKQLPDGHFLPPMEMNCLEKHVAGRFKEVFNDRIMTIGRVAHATKAIDHRKCQYRDLCARGCPFTGYFSSNGVTLPAAAKTGNMTLRPHSIVLEILYDDQTQKAKGVRIMDSETREVIEYFAKIIFLNASTLGTTFILLNSVSNRFQNGFGNDSEQVGHNLMDHHFGVGASGEFEGFEDQYYGPGRRPNGVYVPRFRNIDEKTKRSDYVRGFGYQGGASRGRGLTFDGIGAEFKFQQTQANKWTMGLGAWGEHLPYYENKVTLNKDKKDKYGLPTLDIDCEFKENELAMRKDMLDSAIEMLEKSGLKNVSGGDGMPPPGHCIHEMGTARMGKDPKTSVLNGNNQMHAAKNVFITDGACMASSACQNPSVTYMALTARAADFAVNEMKKQNL; this is encoded by the coding sequence ATGAATCTGAATATAAAGGCTAAAGAACAAAATACATATGATGCCATCGTCGTAGGTTCAGGTATCAGCGGCGGTTGGGCTGCTAAGGAGCTTTGCGAAAAGGGACTCAAAACATTGGTTTTAGAAAGGGGCAGGAATATCGTTCATGGAGAAGGTTATACAACAGCCATGATGAACCCCTGGGAGTTTGAGCACCGCTTGCACAGTACGAAGGAAATGCGGGAGCAATACCCGATCCAAAGCCAATGCTATGCTTTCGACGAAGCAACCCAACAACATTGGGTCAACGATCTCGAAAACCCTTACAACCAGGTTAAACCTTTTAACTGGTTACGCGGTTACCACGTTGGCGGACGCTCCCTGATGTGGGGGCGCCAGTGCTACCGCTGGAGCGATATCGACTTCGAAGCGAATGCCAAGGACGGGCATGGCGTTGATTGGCCCATAAGATATAAAGACATTGAGCCCTGGTATACATACGTGGAGAAATTTGCAGGTATCAGCGGGCAACCGGAAGGATTGAAACAATTACCTGACGGACATTTCCTGCCACCTATGGAAATGAATTGCCTGGAGAAACACGTTGCCGGAAGATTTAAAGAAGTATTTAACGACCGGATCATGACCATTGGTCGCGTTGCCCACGCCACAAAGGCCATTGATCACCGGAAATGCCAATACCGGGATCTCTGTGCCCGCGGTTGCCCTTTTACCGGGTATTTTAGTAGTAACGGTGTAACATTACCCGCGGCAGCCAAAACGGGTAATATGACGCTTAGACCGCATTCTATCGTGCTTGAAATTCTATACGATGATCAAACTCAAAAGGCAAAAGGTGTTCGCATCATGGATAGCGAAACCCGAGAAGTAATCGAGTATTTTGCGAAGATCATCTTCTTAAATGCTTCTACCTTGGGTACAACTTTTATCCTGTTAAACTCAGTCTCTAACCGTTTCCAGAACGGTTTTGGAAATGATAGCGAACAAGTTGGTCATAACCTGATGGATCACCATTTCGGTGTGGGAGCCAGCGGTGAGTTCGAAGGATTTGAGGACCAGTATTACGGTCCCGGTCGTAGGCCGAATGGGGTTTACGTGCCCCGCTTCCGGAATATTGACGAGAAGACTAAAAGAAGCGATTACGTACGTGGTTTCGGTTACCAGGGCGGTGCTTCGAGGGGGCGCGGCTTAACGTTCGACGGCATCGGTGCAGAATTTAAATTCCAACAAACCCAAGCCAATAAATGGACGATGGGTCTCGGTGCCTGGGGTGAACATTTACCTTACTATGAAAACAAGGTAACACTCAATAAGGATAAAAAAGATAAATACGGCTTACCGACATTGGATATTGATTGCGAGTTTAAAGAAAATGAACTCGCGATGAGGAAAGACATGTTAGACAGCGCCATCGAAATGCTGGAGAAATCCGGTCTGAAAAACGTTTCTGGAGGTGATGGAATGCCGCCCCCGGGTCATTGCATCCACGAAATGGGTACGGCCCGTATGGGAAAAGACCCCAAAACTTCGGTTTTGAATGGTAATAACCAAATGCATGCTGCCAAGAATGTATTTATTACCGACGGCGCTTGCATGGCTTCATCTGCATGTCAAAACCCTTCGGTTACCTACATGGCTTTGACAGCCCGCGCGGCAGATTTCGCGGTAAACGAGATGAAGAAACAAAATTTATAA
- a CDS encoding aspartate kinase — MKVFKFGGASLESIERIQNVGKIIQSFPGEKILIVISAMGKTTNELENVAQNYFMRKREIAAQILYNIEQHHIQLAEKLLGVHEHPLFTQLQQFFTEAEWTLGEKPIRPYDYYYDQIVSMGELLSTAIVSAYFNQVGINNCWLDVRDIFKTDDNFRDANLDWDTTQAIVNEKVLPLFNDYNIAIAQGFIGSTDQNETVTLGREGSDYTAAIFANMLDAESQTIWKDVEGLKNADPKIFQDTVNIPEITFSEVIEMAYYGAQVIHPKTIKPLQNKQIPLLVKCFLNKDLPGTIIKEDADVRQLPPIFVLKRNQVMISVTSRDYAFITEDKISDIYDIFHEHKVKIHLMQNGAISFSCVIDNNPEKIEQLIKSLHVDFKVTYNEGLELLTVRHYKNGLLEEKTKGRKILLEQRSPTTAQLLVK; from the coding sequence ATGAAGGTTTTTAAATTTGGCGGTGCAAGTTTAGAAAGTATTGAACGGATCCAAAATGTGGGTAAAATTATCCAGTCATTTCCCGGTGAAAAGATATTGATCGTGATTTCGGCCATGGGTAAAACGACGAACGAGTTGGAGAATGTAGCTCAAAACTACTTCATGCGCAAACGCGAAATAGCCGCCCAAATACTCTATAATATCGAACAACATCATATTCAACTGGCGGAGAAGCTGCTCGGTGTTCACGAGCATCCTTTATTCACGCAGTTGCAACAGTTCTTTACCGAAGCTGAATGGACTTTAGGTGAAAAGCCTATCCGGCCTTATGATTATTATTATGATCAGATCGTGAGCATGGGCGAATTATTGTCCACAGCTATCGTGAGCGCTTATTTTAACCAAGTGGGTATCAATAATTGCTGGTTGGATGTAAGGGATATTTTCAAGACCGACGACAATTTCCGGGATGCTAATTTGGATTGGGATACAACGCAAGCCATCGTAAATGAGAAGGTGTTGCCATTATTCAACGACTATAATATTGCAATTGCCCAAGGCTTCATCGGTAGTACAGATCAGAATGAGACGGTTACTTTGGGACGTGAAGGGTCTGACTATACGGCCGCCATCTTCGCTAATATGCTGGATGCTGAAAGCCAAACGATCTGGAAAGACGTGGAAGGTTTGAAAAATGCCGATCCTAAAATATTCCAGGATACGGTTAATATCCCGGAAATCACTTTTAGCGAGGTGATAGAGATGGCTTATTACGGCGCCCAGGTGATTCACCCTAAGACCATTAAACCTTTGCAGAATAAGCAAATTCCGTTGCTTGTAAAATGCTTTTTAAATAAGGATTTGCCCGGCACTATCATCAAAGAGGATGCAGACGTAAGGCAACTCCCACCTATCTTCGTGCTAAAGCGAAACCAGGTGATGATCTCCGTTACTTCCCGTGATTATGCATTTATTACGGAAGATAAGATCAGCGATATTTACGACATCTTCCATGAACATAAAGTTAAGATACACCTTATGCAAAATGGCGCCATCAGCTTTTCTTGCGTGATCGATAATAACCCGGAAAAGATTGAGCAGTTGATAAAATCCCTGCATGTCGACTTCAAGGTGACTTATAATGAAGGTTTGGAATTATTGACCGTGAGGCATTACAAGAACGGTTTGTTGGAAGAAAAGACGAAAGGACGTAAAATCTTGTTGGAACAAAGATCTCCTACAACGGCGCAGCTCTTAGTAAAATAA
- a CDS encoding glycoside hydrolase family 35 protein translates to MRKILLGSCMALSIMMHPAAQAQKKSNISEQQHTFTLGQHDFLLDGKPIQVISGEMHPARIPREYWRHRIQMAKAMGCNTIAAYIFWNYHEPVEGQFDFKTGNHNIAEFIKICQEEGMWVMLRPGPYVCAEWEFGGLPPYLLRIPDIKVRCMDPRYIAATERYIKALANEVRDLQITKGGPIVMVQIENEYGSYGNDKNYLYKLKSLWDENGIDVPYYTADGPTAYMLEAGTVAGAAIGLDSGGSDGAFAAAERQNPNVPAFSSESYPGWLTHWGEKFAKPSVEGIVKEIKYLMDHKRSFNFYVIHGGTNFGYTAGANSGGKGYEPDITSYDYDAPINEQGRVTKKYTALRDLIASYLPKGKKLPAIPEAIPTTTIAPVKMETYSSIWEHLPTPVASVQPKPFEAYGQDYGFMLYKTKLIGHHSGRLRITDLHDYATVYLNGKYVGKIDRRLGENTIQLPKSDVMNPILEIFVEGMGRINFAEHLIDRKGITDRVTLNGMTLMNWEVYGLPMDEASIERLSPSRPEKDKPGQYFKGSFELDQVADTYIDMSNYKKGVVWVNGHNLGRYWEIGPQKRLYCPAPWLKKGHNEILVFDLHQTEPASVSGATSLED, encoded by the coding sequence ATGAGAAAAATTTTATTGGGAAGCTGCATGGCACTTAGCATCATGATGCATCCTGCGGCCCAAGCTCAGAAGAAGAGCAACATCAGTGAACAACAGCATACCTTTACCCTAGGTCAACACGATTTCTTACTGGATGGCAAACCTATCCAAGTTATCAGCGGGGAAATGCACCCCGCGAGGATTCCCCGCGAATATTGGAGACACCGTATTCAAATGGCTAAAGCCATGGGGTGTAATACCATCGCGGCTTACATCTTCTGGAACTACCATGAACCGGTTGAAGGACAATTTGATTTCAAAACCGGGAATCACAACATTGCGGAGTTTATCAAAATTTGCCAGGAGGAAGGTATGTGGGTCATGCTTCGCCCGGGACCATATGTTTGCGCCGAATGGGAGTTTGGCGGCTTACCACCATACCTGTTGCGTATTCCCGACATCAAGGTGCGTTGTATGGATCCAAGGTACATCGCTGCAACCGAACGCTATATCAAGGCCTTGGCAAACGAGGTTAGGGACTTGCAAATTACCAAGGGCGGCCCGATTGTAATGGTTCAAATTGAAAATGAATACGGTAGCTATGGTAATGATAAAAACTACTTATATAAACTAAAGTCCCTCTGGGATGAAAATGGTATCGATGTACCTTACTATACCGCGGATGGCCCAACAGCTTACATGTTGGAGGCCGGGACAGTAGCCGGCGCCGCCATCGGCTTAGACAGTGGTGGTAGCGACGGCGCCTTTGCCGCTGCTGAACGCCAAAATCCTAACGTACCTGCATTTAGTAGTGAATCTTACCCGGGTTGGTTAACGCACTGGGGAGAGAAATTTGCCAAACCCAGTGTAGAAGGTATCGTTAAGGAGATTAAATACCTGATGGATCATAAAAGATCTTTTAACTTCTACGTAATTCACGGGGGTACTAACTTCGGTTATACCGCGGGTGCGAACTCCGGTGGCAAAGGATATGAACCCGATATTACGAGTTACGATTATGATGCGCCGATTAATGAACAGGGCAGGGTCACTAAAAAATATACGGCTTTGCGTGATTTAATCGCTTCATATCTGCCTAAAGGAAAAAAATTGCCTGCAATTCCCGAAGCTATTCCAACCACTACTATAGCCCCGGTTAAAATGGAAACTTATAGCAGTATTTGGGAACATTTACCGACCCCGGTAGCCTCGGTGCAACCGAAACCCTTTGAAGCATACGGCCAAGATTATGGCTTTATGCTATATAAAACGAAATTAATCGGTCATCATAGCGGACGGTTACGCATTACCGATTTACACGATTATGCCACCGTTTATTTAAATGGTAAATACGTTGGTAAAATCGACCGTAGGTTAGGTGAAAACACCATTCAATTGCCGAAATCCGACGTGATGAACCCTATATTGGAAATTTTCGTTGAAGGTATGGGTAGGATTAACTTTGCTGAGCACCTGATCGATAGGAAGGGTATTACGGATAGGGTAACCCTAAACGGCATGACCTTGATGAATTGGGAAGTGTACGGTTTGCCGATGGACGAAGCTAGTATCGAACGTCTCAGCCCGTCTCGACCTGAAAAAGATAAGCCGGGTCAATACTTCAAAGGTTCATTTGAACTGGATCAAGTGGCTGACACTTATATAGATATGTCAAATTATAAGAAAGGCGTGGTTTGGGTAAATGGTCATAACTTGGGTCGTTATTGGGAAATTGGTCCGCAGAAAAGGCTGTATTGCCCCGCACCTTGGCTGAAGAAAGGTCATAATGAAATCCTGGTGTTTGATTTGCATCAAACGGAACCGGCCAGTGTTTCAGGCGCTACCAGCTTGGAAGATTAA
- the fbp gene encoding class 1 fructose-bisphosphatase: MNYKQKVMTLDEFTIQELRNFPGATGQLSGLLRDIGLAAKRVNVEVNKAGIADILGEAGKTNVQGEAVKKLDEFANDQFINSLKTSIYCAGVASEENEDFIAFTDEHSMNSKYVVLFDPLDGSSNIDVNVSIGTIFSVYRRLTPNGSPCNLEDFLQPGIQQIAAGYIIYGSSTMLVYTTRRSVQGFTLDPSIGEFCLSHPNIQVPKSSDIFSVNMGYYHLFDENVRNAIDLYMAKDAKDKIYRHRFVGCMVAEIHRTLIQGGIFMYPAFGKYQNGRLRLCYECNPMSFLIEKAGGASIMDKNTRLLEIKPNQLHQRIPIFIGSKHMVEDVKAAL; the protein is encoded by the coding sequence ATGAATTACAAGCAAAAAGTAATGACCCTGGATGAATTTACTATCCAGGAGCTTAGAAATTTCCCCGGTGCCACGGGACAATTATCAGGCCTATTAAGGGATATCGGCTTGGCTGCCAAAAGGGTTAACGTGGAAGTTAACAAGGCAGGTATCGCAGATATCTTGGGCGAAGCCGGCAAAACAAACGTCCAGGGGGAAGCTGTTAAAAAGCTGGATGAATTTGCTAATGACCAATTTATCAACTCGTTGAAAACCAGTATTTACTGTGCAGGTGTGGCTTCGGAAGAAAACGAGGATTTTATCGCTTTCACCGATGAACATTCCATGAACTCCAAGTACGTGGTCCTATTTGACCCCCTCGATGGCTCCAGCAATATCGATGTGAATGTTTCGATAGGAACAATATTCTCCGTTTACCGCAGGCTAACGCCTAATGGCAGCCCATGTAATCTAGAGGATTTCCTGCAACCCGGCATCCAACAGATTGCGGCCGGATATATCATTTACGGGTCTTCCACCATGTTGGTTTATACGACGAGAAGGAGTGTTCAAGGATTTACACTTGATCCCTCGATCGGTGAATTCTGCCTGTCTCACCCTAATATCCAGGTGCCCAAAAGCAGCGATATCTTTTCAGTCAACATGGGATATTACCATTTATTCGATGAAAACGTGCGAAACGCCATTGATTTATATATGGCCAAAGATGCCAAGGATAAAATTTACCGGCATAGGTTCGTTGGCTGCATGGTGGCGGAAATACATAGAACCTTGATCCAGGGCGGTATTTTCATGTACCCGGCATTCGGTAAATATCAAAACGGAAGATTACGACTTTGTTACGAATGTAATCCCATGAGTTTTCTAATTGAAAAAGCCGGCGGTGCGTCCATCATGGATAAAAATACCCGTCTGCTGGAAATCAAACCCAACCAATTACATCAACGCATTCCGATCTTCATCGGCTCCAAACATATGGTAGAAGATGTAAAAGCTGCATTATAA